CTGCAGTGTCAATGAGTATGAAGCTGTTATGAAAATTCTAATCGATGAAAATATGCCTTACGCTGAAGCTCTGTTTAGTCAGTTAGGTGAGGTGGTACTAAAACCGGGGCGCACACTTTCTGCCGATGATTTGGTGGATGTAGATGCGTTGATGATTCGCTCTGTCACCAAAGTGAATGAAGCACTGCTGGCAAAAGCCAACAAATTGAAATTTGTGGGAACAGCCACCGCGGGTATGGACCATGTAGACCAAGACTTACTTGCCAAACGTGGTATCTTCTTTACTGCAGCACCAGGCTGTAACAAAGTGGGAGTCGCTGAGTATGTGGTGAGCGTGCTCATGGTATTGTCTCAGCAACAAGGTTTTTCTATTTTCGATAAAACGGTTGGGATTATCGGTGCTGGTCAAGTGGGTAGCTACTTACATCAGTGCTTAACTGGTCTTGGTTTGAATGTGCTCATCAATGATCCACCGAAACAAGCGGAAGGGGATTCACGCGAATTTACGCCGTTGGACACTTTGCTTGAGCAGGCGGATGTCATTACCGTGCACACACCGATCACCAAAGAGGGTCAATGGCCAACGCATCATATGTTTGATGAAGCGGTGCTTAATCAATTGCGCGGTGATCAGATTTTGATTAATGCGGCACGTGGTCCTATTGTTGATAACAATGCTTTGAAAGCGCGCTTGGCAAAACAAGATGGCTTTACCGTCGCTTTAGATGTGTTTGAATTTGAACCGCAAGTCGACGCTGATTTGCTACCTTTAGTGGCATTTACTACGCCTCATGTGGCTGGGTATGGCCTTGAAGGGAAAGCTCGTGGGACGACCATGATCTTTAATAGCTACTGTGAGTTTTTAGGTAATGAGCTACGAGCTAATGCCTCAGATTTGTTGCCAGTGGCTCCTATCCCTTGTATGCATTTAGATCGCACATGGGATGAAGCGGTACTCTTTACTCTGACACAAACCATTTATGATGTGCGTAAGGATGACGCGCTGTTTAGACGCGAGATACCTAAGCCTGGTGCATTCGATAAAATGCGCAAGCAGTACTGGGATAGACGAGAGTATAGCGCGGTTACTCTGGTTGGAGATGACAGTTGTAATCTGTCACCTCTGGCAAAGCTAGGTTTCAATATTGAGGTTAAATAATGAGCCAAGAATTTAATGTTGCCATTTTAGGGGCAACTGGCGCTGTTGGTGAAACCATCATCGAAGTGCTTCAGGAGCGTAAGTTTCCTTTGGGCGAGCTGTTTTTGCTGGCTAGTGAGCGCAGTGAAGGTAAATCGTACCGTGTGAATGGCAAAACGATCAGTGTACAAAACGTTGAAGAGTTTGATTGGAGCCAGGCGCACATCGGTCTGTTTTCTGCTGGCTCTGAGTTATCTGCTCAGTGGGCCCCTATTGCTGCAGATGCTGGTGTTATTGTGATCGATAACACCTCTCAGTTCCGCTATGATTACGATGTTCCTCTGGTTGTGCCAGAAGTGAATCCTCATGCGATTGCAGAGTTTCGTAACCGTAATATCATCGC
This genomic window from Vibrio tritonius contains:
- a CDS encoding 4-phosphoerythronate dehydrogenase; translated protein: MKILIDENMPYAEALFSQLGEVVLKPGRTLSADDLVDVDALMIRSVTKVNEALLAKANKLKFVGTATAGMDHVDQDLLAKRGIFFTAAPGCNKVGVAEYVVSVLMVLSQQQGFSIFDKTVGIIGAGQVGSYLHQCLTGLGLNVLINDPPKQAEGDSREFTPLDTLLEQADVITVHTPITKEGQWPTHHMFDEAVLNQLRGDQILINAARGPIVDNNALKARLAKQDGFTVALDVFEFEPQVDADLLPLVAFTTPHVAGYGLEGKARGTTMIFNSYCEFLGNELRANASDLLPVAPIPCMHLDRTWDEAVLFTLTQTIYDVRKDDALFRREIPKPGAFDKMRKQYWDRREYSAVTLVGDDSCNLSPLAKLGFNIEVK